A region of Lycium barbarum isolate Lr01 chromosome 3, ASM1917538v2, whole genome shotgun sequence DNA encodes the following proteins:
- the LOC132633316 gene encoding plastidic ATP/ADP-transporter-like, translating into MEALQTRGLLSLPSKPKTRAFYPLPQGSLRHRFNSINSLKPKPLEGLSLSLSSNGFQKFKPQLVGQKNKLFPVCSAAATDGEQIFAENESPKFMGIEIVTLKKIIPLGAMFFCILFNYTILRDTKDVLVVTAKGSSAEIIPFLKTWVNLPMAVGFMLLYTKLANVLSKQALFYTVILPFIAFFGAFGFVLYPLSNYFHPTALADQLLNILGPRFLGPIAILRIWSFCLFYVMAELWGSVVISVLFWGFANQITTVDEAKRFYPLFGLGANVALIFSGRTVKYFSNLRQSLGPGVDGWAVSLKAMMSIVVGMGAAICFIYWWVNHNVPPPTRSKKKKEKPNLSTMESLKILASSKYIRDLATLVVAYGISINLVEVTWKSKLKAQFPSPNEYSSFMGDFSTATGIATFTMMLLSQWIFDKYGWGTAAKITPTVLLLTGVGFFSLILFGAPLAPTLAKFGMTPLLAAVYVGAMQNIFSKSAKYSLFDPCKEMAYIPLDEDTKVKGKAAIDVVCNPLGKSGGALIQQFMILTFGSLANSTPYLGGVLLVIVLAWLGAARSLDGQFTALRREEEIEKEMERAAVKIPVVSQDESGNGSLTSDSSSLNPTGGDSASASSEPSSPRNV; encoded by the exons ATGGAAGCTTTACAAACAAGAGGCCTTCTTTCTCTGCCTTCAAAACCCAAAACCAGGGCATTTTACCCATTACCTCAAGGGTCTTTAAGGCATAGATTTAATTCCATTAATTCTCTAAAACCTAAACCCCTTGAAGGGTTGTCTTTATCTCTATCTTCTAATGGGTTCCAAAAATTTAAGCCACAATTGGTTGGTCAAAAAAACAAGCTTTTCCCAGTTTGTAGTGCTGCTGCTACTGATGGTGAACAAATTTTTGCAGAAAATGAGTCACCAAAGTTTATGGGAATTGAAATTGTGACCCTCAAGAAAATTATTCCACTTGGGGCTATGTTCTTTTGTATTCTCTTTAATTATACAATCCTTAGGGATACAAAGGATGTATTGGTTGTAACAGCAAAAGGGTCAAGTGCTGAAATTATACCTTTCTTGAAAACATGGGTGAATTTGCCTATGGCTGTAGGGTTCATGCTGTTGTATACAAAGTTGGCTAATGTTTTGTCAAAACAGGCTCTTTTTTATACTGTTATACTTCCCTTTATTGCTTTCTTTGGGGCATTTGGGTTTGTTTTGTATCCCCTAAGCAATTATTTTCACCCTACAGCTCTTGCTGATCAACTTTTGAATATTTTGGGTCCAAGGTTCCTTGGGCCAATAGCTATTTTAAGGATCTGGAGTTTCTGTTTGTTCTATGTCATGGCTGAACTTTGGGGAAGTGTGGTGATTTCAGTGCTTTTTTGGGGTTTTGCTAATCAG atTACTACAGTTGATGAGGCTAAAAGATTCTATCCTTTGTTTGGACTTGGAGCAAATGTTGCTCTTATTTTCTCTGGGCGCACAGTGAAGTACTTCTCGAATTTGAGACAATCATTGGGTCCTGGAGTTGATGGTTGGGCCGTCTCCTTGAAAGCAATGATGAGCATTGTAGTGGGGATGGGTGCTGCAATCTGTTTCATTTACTGGTGGGTGAATCACAATGTTCCTCCACCGACCCGTAGCAAGAAGAAGAAG GAGAAGCCTAACCTGAGTACGATGGAGAGCTTGAAAATTTTGGCCTCTTCAAAATATATCAGGGATCTTGCAACATTAGTCGTAGCATATGGTATTAGTATCAACCTTGTTGAGGTTACATGGAAATCTAAGCTCAAAGCTCAG TTCCCAAGCCCAAATGAATACTCTTCCTTCATGGGAGACTTTTCTACTGCTACTGGGATAGCAACTTTCACGATGATGCTGTTAAGCCAGTGGATCTTTGACAAATATGGTTGGGGAACAGCGGCTAAGATAACACCGACGGTCTTGCTTCTTACTGGAGTTGGATTCTTCTCCCTGATTTTGTTTGGTGCCCCTCTAGCTCCTACTCTTGCAAAGTTCGGAATGACTCCTCTTCTAGCAGCTGTCTATGTAGGTGCAATGCAAAACATTTTCAGTAAGAGTGCAAAGTACAGCTTGTTTGATCCTTGCAAAGAAATGGCCTACATTCCTTTGGATGAAGACACCAAG GTTAAAGGGAAGGCAGCAATTGATGTTGTCTGCAATCCATTGGGAAAGTCTGGAGGAGCCTTAATACAGCAATTCATGATTTTGACCTTTGGTTCCCTTGCCAATTCAACTCCTTACCTTGGAGGTGTGCTCCTAGTAATTGTCCTTGCATGGTTGGGAGCAGCCAGGTCTTTAGATGGCCAATTTACTGCATTGCGTCGTGAGGAAGAGATCGAGAAGGAAATGGAGAGAGCAGCGGTGAAGATCCCTGTTGTGTCACAAGATGAAAGTGGAAATGGTTCTCTTACAAGTGACTCGTCATCACTGAATCCCACGGGAGGCGACTCAGCCAGTGCTTCATCTGAGCCCTCCTCCCCAAGGAATGTATAA
- the LOC132633317 gene encoding caffeoylshikimate esterase, with protein MTSEAPSPAANYWGDMPEDEYYASQGVRNSKSYFSTPHGKLFTQKFLPLDPNTPLKATVYMTHGYGSDTGWLFQKICISYATWGYAVFAADLLGHGRSDGIRCYLGELDKTAEASLCFFKSVRNSDEYKHLPAFLFGESMGGLATLLMYFQSEKDTWTGLIFSAPLFVIPEPMKPSKVHLFMYGLLFGFADTWAAMPDNKMVGKAIRDPEKLKIIASNPRRYTGKPRVGTMREIARQCEYVQSNFHKVTAPFLTVHGTSDGVTCPTGSKLLYEKASSEDKTLKIYDGMYHSLIQGEPDDAANLVLADMRAWIDERVEKYGPKCNGSA; from the exons ATGACGTCAGAAGCGCCGTCACCCGCCGCCAACTACTGGGGCGACATGCCGGAAGATGAATACTACGCTTCTCAAGGAGTACGCAACTCCAAATCATACTTCTCTACACCTCACGGCAAACTCTTCACTCAAAAATTTCTGCCCTTAGACCCAAACACGCCCCTTAAAGCAACAGTCTACATGACCCATGGATACGGATCGGATACGGGTTGGTTATTCCAGAAAATATGTATCAGTTACGCCACgtggggttatgctgtgtttgcTGCTGATCTGTTAGGACATGGACGGTCAGATGGGATTAGATGTTATCTTGGTGAATTGGACAAGACTGCTGAGGCTTCCTTGTGTTTTTTTAAGAGCGTGAGGAATAGTGATGAGTATAAGCATTTGCCTGCGTTTCTGTTTGGGGAATCTATGGGTGGGTTAGCTACCTTGCTTATGTATTTCCAATCCGAAAAGGATACTTGGACCGGCTTGATCTTTTCCGCCCCGCTTTTTGTCATTCCTGAACCTATGAAGCCTTCTAAG GTGCATTTATTCATGTATGGATTGCTATTTGGATTTGCCGATACATGGGCGGCAATGCCGGACAACAAAATGGTGGGCAAGGCTATCAGGGACCCTGAGAAACTGAAAATAATCGCAAGCAATCCCAGGAGATATACCGGGAAGCCAAGGGTTGGAACTATGAGGGAAATTGCCAGGCAATGTGAATACGTccagagcaattttcacaaggtCACTGCACCATTTTTGACAGTGCATGGTACCTCGGATGGTGTTACATGCCCTACTGGCTCGAAATTGTTGTACGAGAAGGCAAGCAGTGAGGACAAGACCCTCAAGATTTATGATGGAATGTATCATTCATTGATCCAAGGGGAGCCTGATGATGCTGCCAATCTTGTTTTAGCTGATATGAGGGCTTGGATTGATGAGAGGGTTGAGAAGTATGGTCCAAAATGCAATGGCTCTGCATAA